Proteins encoded together in one Micromonospora auratinigra window:
- a CDS encoding GNAT family N-acetyltransferase translates to MEIASTERLVVRDWTQTPEDLDVVYDIYSREEVMRWLGGGKGRLTDPAEAPARVRLWHERHAAYAGRWGLWAIESRATGRAVGSVLLKPLPGRDGVTHTDDLEVGWHLHPDAQGHGYATEAARAVLAREFATGTRQVYAVVTPGNEPSIAVTRRLGMTHLGPRTDWYGGLELETFVLQRPA, encoded by the coding sequence ATGGAGATCGCCTCGACCGAGCGCCTGGTGGTGCGGGACTGGACGCAGACGCCGGAGGACCTGGACGTGGTCTACGACATCTACTCCCGCGAGGAGGTGATGCGCTGGCTGGGCGGGGGCAAGGGGCGGCTGACCGACCCGGCCGAGGCCCCGGCGCGGGTCCGCCTCTGGCACGAGCGGCACGCGGCGTACGCGGGCCGGTGGGGGCTCTGGGCGATCGAGTCCCGGGCGACCGGCCGGGCGGTCGGCAGCGTGCTGCTCAAGCCGTTGCCCGGTCGGGACGGGGTGACCCACACCGACGACCTGGAGGTCGGCTGGCACCTGCACCCCGACGCGCAGGGCCACGGCTACGCCACCGAGGCGGCCCGGGCGGTGCTGGCGCGCGAGTTCGCCACCGGCACCCGCCAGGTGTACGCGGTGGTGACGCCCGGCAACGAGCCGTCGATCGCGGTGACCCGCCGCCTCGGCATGACCCACCTGGGCCCGCGCACCGACTGGTACGGCGGCCTCGAACTGGAGACCTTCGTCCTGCAACGCCCGGCCTGA
- the rlmN gene encoding 23S rRNA (adenine(2503)-C(2))-methyltransferase RlmN: MTSLPLISVDPDARGRRPAMPPRHLADLDLPGRQALVTELGEPAFRAKQVSNHYFGRLVRDPAQMTDLPAATRERLAGSLLPTLLTPVRELACDDGATRKALWRLHDGSLVESVLMGYPDRVTVCISSQAGCGMACPFCATGQAGLTRNLSTAEIVDQAVYLAGVAASGAVAGSPPRLSHVVFMGMGEPLANYSRVVAAIRRLVSPAPEGLGLSQRHITVSTVGLVPAIRRLASEDLSVTLALSLHAPDDELRDELVPVNQRWKVSEVLDAAWDYAATTGRRVSIEYAMIKDVNDQPWRADLLGRLLAGKLAHVNLIPLNPTPGSRWDASPKPVEREFVRRLRDAGVSTTVRDTRGREIDGACGQLAAAEDRDTDPRTATA, translated from the coding sequence ATGACGAGCCTCCCGCTGATCTCCGTAGACCCCGACGCCCGCGGCCGCCGACCCGCGATGCCACCCCGTCACCTCGCCGACCTGGACCTGCCCGGCCGGCAGGCGCTCGTCACCGAGCTGGGGGAGCCGGCCTTCCGCGCCAAGCAGGTGTCGAACCACTACTTCGGCCGCCTGGTGCGTGACCCGGCGCAGATGACCGACCTGCCGGCCGCCACCCGTGAGCGGCTGGCGGGTTCCCTGCTGCCCACGCTGCTCACGCCCGTACGCGAGCTGGCCTGCGACGACGGGGCCACCCGCAAGGCGCTCTGGCGGCTGCACGACGGCTCGCTGGTGGAGAGCGTGCTGATGGGCTACCCGGACCGGGTCACCGTCTGCATCTCCAGCCAGGCCGGCTGCGGGATGGCGTGCCCGTTCTGCGCCACCGGCCAGGCCGGGCTGACCCGTAACCTCTCCACCGCGGAGATCGTCGACCAGGCGGTCTACCTGGCCGGGGTGGCCGCCTCGGGCGCGGTCGCCGGCTCGCCGCCGCGGCTGTCGCACGTCGTCTTCATGGGCATGGGCGAGCCGCTGGCCAACTACTCGCGGGTGGTGGCGGCGATCCGCCGGCTGGTCTCCCCGGCCCCCGAGGGGCTGGGCCTGTCGCAGCGGCACATCACCGTCTCCACGGTCGGCCTGGTCCCGGCCATCCGCCGACTGGCCAGCGAAGACCTCTCCGTGACCCTTGCGTTGTCGCTGCACGCCCCCGATGATGAGCTGCGCGACGAACTCGTCCCGGTCAACCAGCGCTGGAAGGTGTCCGAGGTGCTGGACGCGGCGTGGGACTACGCGGCCACGACGGGGCGTCGCGTGTCGATCGAGTACGCGATGATCAAGGACGTGAACGACCAGCCGTGGAGAGCCGATCTGCTCGGGCGGCTGCTGGCCGGCAAGCTGGCCCACGTGAACCTCATCCCGCTCAACCCGACTCCGGGCAGCCGCTGGGACGCCAGCCCGAAGCCGGTCGAGCGGGAGTTCGTCCGGCGGTTGCGCGACGCCGGGGTGTCGACCACCGTGCGGGACACCCGGGGACGCGAGATCGACGGCGCGTGTGGGCAGCTCGCCGCCGCCGAGGACAGGGACACCGACCCGCGCACCGCGACGGCGTAG
- a CDS encoding Rieske 2Fe-2S domain-containing protein, with protein sequence MRVTGTGHASMRIDTAAGSILCDPWVNPAYFASWFPFPDNSRLDWATLGQVDYLYVSHLHRDHFDAKHLRDFVSKDATVLLPEFPTSEMEDELRALGFTKFLKAPNEQVVELPGGLKVMIQALTSPTDGPIGDSSLWVEYDGVRLLNQNDARPTDLSVFAELGHVHAHMLQFSGAIWYPMVYELPQSAKTAFGKQKRERQFDRTWRYIDDLKADNVFPIAGPPCFLDDELWQFNDIHGDEGNIFPDQSVFLAEYAKVGGTNGIVLLPGSVAEVTTEGTTTTHPVPVEEFFANKVAHLEEMRERKRPVIEAEKASWRHPEVDVLGEMKRRIEPLLDESIYLAKGVGGPVRFDLVGTDSSGGETVESIVVDFPGKEVRPYADEKVRYRFRTERALVEHLLHIEEVDWVNSLFLSCRFSAARIGQYNEFVYAFFKCLSEERLQYAEGWYDEHERAVDAEDITLDGWVVQRRCPHLKADLSRFGIVDGDQLTCQLHGWKFDLPSGRCLTSVGHKIRAHRADAETPAPAGEAVS encoded by the coding sequence GTGCGAGTGACCGGTACGGGACATGCCAGCATGCGGATCGACACGGCCGCGGGCAGCATCCTGTGCGACCCGTGGGTCAATCCCGCCTACTTCGCCTCGTGGTTCCCCTTCCCGGACAACTCCCGGCTCGACTGGGCGACGCTGGGCCAGGTCGACTACCTGTACGTGTCGCACCTGCACCGGGACCACTTCGACGCGAAGCACCTGCGCGACTTCGTCAGCAAGGACGCCACCGTCCTGCTGCCCGAGTTCCCCACCTCGGAGATGGAGGACGAGCTGCGGGCGCTCGGCTTCACGAAGTTCCTCAAGGCCCCGAACGAGCAGGTCGTGGAGCTGCCCGGCGGCCTGAAGGTGATGATCCAGGCGCTGACCAGCCCGACCGACGGCCCGATCGGTGACTCGTCGCTCTGGGTGGAGTACGACGGGGTCCGGCTGCTCAACCAGAACGACGCCCGCCCGACCGACCTGAGCGTCTTCGCCGAGCTGGGCCACGTGCACGCGCACATGCTCCAGTTCTCCGGCGCGATCTGGTACCCGATGGTCTACGAGCTGCCCCAGTCGGCGAAGACCGCGTTCGGCAAGCAGAAGCGGGAGCGGCAGTTCGACCGCACCTGGCGCTACATCGACGACCTGAAGGCCGACAACGTCTTCCCGATCGCCGGCCCGCCCTGCTTCCTCGACGACGAGCTGTGGCAGTTCAACGACATCCACGGCGACGAGGGGAACATCTTCCCCGACCAGTCGGTCTTCCTGGCCGAGTACGCGAAGGTCGGCGGCACCAACGGCATCGTGCTGCTGCCGGGCAGCGTCGCCGAGGTGACCACCGAGGGGACCACCACCACCCACCCGGTGCCGGTCGAGGAGTTCTTCGCCAACAAGGTGGCCCACCTGGAGGAGATGCGGGAGCGCAAGCGGCCCGTGATCGAGGCCGAGAAGGCGTCCTGGCGGCACCCCGAGGTCGACGTGCTGGGCGAGATGAAGCGCCGGATCGAGCCGCTGCTGGACGAGTCGATCTACCTGGCCAAGGGGGTCGGCGGCCCGGTCCGCTTCGACCTGGTCGGCACTGACAGCTCAGGCGGCGAGACCGTTGAATCCATCGTGGTGGACTTCCCGGGCAAGGAGGTCCGGCCGTACGCGGACGAGAAGGTCCGTTACCGGTTCCGGACCGAGCGGGCGCTGGTCGAGCACCTGCTGCACATCGAAGAGGTCGACTGGGTCAACTCGCTCTTCCTCTCCTGCCGCTTCTCGGCGGCCCGGATCGGCCAGTACAACGAGTTCGTCTACGCCTTCTTCAAGTGCCTCTCCGAGGAGCGCCTCCAGTACGCCGAGGGCTGGTACGACGAGCACGAGCGGGCCGTCGACGCCGAGGACATCACCCTCGACGGCTGGGTGGTGCAGCGCCGCTGCCCGCACCTGAAGGCGGACCTGAGCCGGTTCGGCATCGTCGACGGCGACCAGCTCACCTGCCAGCTGCACGGCTGGAAGTTCGACCTGCCCAGCGGCCGCTGCCTGACCAGCGTCGGGCACAAGATCCGGGCGCACCGCGCCGACGCCGAGACCCCGGCCCCGGCCGGGGAGGCGGTGAGCTGA
- a CDS encoding phytoene desaturase family protein yields the protein MSDASELPSRADVVVVGSGHNGLVSAILLARAGLDVLVLEAAEVIGGATRTENPFPKVPGLRHSTGSYLLGLMPPELLATLDVTIPVLRRDPHYFLPTPGGLGSPYLLFGSDDAATRRQLAEFFSPADVAADDALQAELAQLRDDLAPAWLAEPLPVEETAERYVRPALRQVFVDLVRGSVADHLARFDFRSELLVSMYAVTDGLSGLNAGPDDPGTGHNFLLHNMCRLPGSDGTWMIARGGMGTVSRTFAEAARAAGARILTGTPVTAVTLAGGAASGVVLADGRQVTASVVLGACDPYRLMELLPDGALPAALGERMAAVRRPGTTLKLNLALTGLPRFGCLPADAPSPFGSTIHLLPGSASLVGAGGEPPMAALRAMWADVQAGRLPAEPTIEWYLHTTVDPSLSDSAGHHSSALFVQSVPYELAGTTWDAALPGYVERLIGICERYAPGTADLIADAVPLPPPGIEAHFGITGGHIHHVDNTVSFTDRMPYATGVDGVYAGSAGCHPGGSVIGAAGHNAARRILTDLGR from the coding sequence ATGAGCGATGCGAGTGAGCTGCCGTCCCGCGCCGACGTCGTCGTGGTCGGCTCCGGGCACAACGGCCTGGTCTCGGCGATCCTGCTGGCCCGCGCCGGCCTCGACGTGCTGGTGCTGGAGGCGGCCGAGGTGATCGGCGGGGCCACCCGCACCGAGAACCCGTTCCCGAAGGTGCCCGGCCTGCGGCACTCCACCGGCTCGTACCTGCTCGGGCTGATGCCGCCCGAGCTGCTCGCCACGCTCGACGTGACGATCCCGGTGCTGCGCCGCGACCCGCACTACTTCCTGCCCACCCCGGGCGGGCTCGGCTCGCCGTACCTGCTGTTCGGCAGCGACGACGCGGCCACCCGGCGACAGCTCGCCGAGTTCTTCTCCCCCGCCGACGTGGCCGCCGACGACGCCCTCCAGGCCGAGCTGGCGCAGCTGCGCGACGACCTGGCCCCCGCCTGGCTGGCCGAGCCGCTGCCGGTGGAGGAGACCGCCGAACGGTACGTCCGTCCCGCGCTGCGGCAGGTCTTCGTCGACCTGGTGCGCGGCTCGGTCGCCGACCACCTGGCCCGCTTCGACTTCCGCTCCGAGCTGCTGGTCAGCATGTACGCGGTCACCGACGGCCTGTCCGGCCTCAACGCCGGCCCCGACGACCCCGGCACCGGGCACAACTTCCTCCTGCACAACATGTGCCGGCTGCCCGGCTCCGACGGCACCTGGATGATCGCCCGGGGCGGCATGGGCACGGTGTCGCGCACCTTCGCCGAGGCGGCCCGCGCGGCCGGGGCCCGGATCCTCACCGGTACGCCGGTCACCGCGGTCACCCTGGCCGGCGGCGCGGCGAGCGGGGTGGTGCTCGCCGACGGACGGCAGGTGACCGCGTCCGTGGTGCTCGGGGCCTGTGACCCGTACCGGCTGATGGAGCTGCTGCCCGACGGCGCGCTCCCGGCCGCGCTGGGCGAGCGGATGGCGGCGGTCCGCCGCCCCGGCACCACCCTCAAGCTCAACCTGGCGCTGACCGGGCTGCCCCGCTTCGGCTGCCTGCCGGCGGACGCGCCGAGCCCGTTCGGCTCCACCATCCACCTGCTGCCCGGCTCCGCCTCGCTGGTCGGCGCGGGCGGCGAACCGCCGATGGCCGCGCTGCGCGCGATGTGGGCGGACGTGCAGGCCGGCCGGCTGCCGGCGGAGCCGACCATCGAGTGGTACCTGCACACCACCGTCGACCCGTCGCTGTCGGACTCCGCGGGGCACCACTCGTCGGCGCTGTTCGTGCAGTCGGTCCCGTACGAGCTGGCCGGCACCACCTGGGACGCGGCCCTGCCCGGCTACGTCGAGCGGCTGATCGGCATCTGCGAGCGGTACGCCCCGGGCACCGCCGACCTGATCGCCGACGCGGTGCCGCTGCCGCCGCCCGGCATCGAGGCGCACTTCGGCATCACCGGCGGGCACATCCACCACGTCGACAACACCGTCTCGTTCACCGACCGGATGCCGTACGCCACCGGCGTCGACGGCGTGTACGCCGGCAGCGCCGGCTGCCACCCGGGGGGCAGCGTGATCGGCGCCGCGGGCCACAACGCGGCCCGCCGCATCCTCACCGACCTGGGCCGCTGA
- a CDS encoding TMEM175 family protein has protein sequence MARDASRVEAFSDAVIAIVLTLMAVELLQFSPDAPDDRALPAALAHEWRAYLAYVITFAIVGQVWLTHHNMWRYVCRVDQMLLVLNLLLLMFVAAIPFTANLLSDNLRGPVGDQRLSAALYAGTVLGEALFFNLSWWWARRRGLLHPDLDPRLAQAVARRFRLGPLLYLVAFAVVFIDPILSLLAYLLLVAVYLIRGPGDLPPAGREATEPGRGVSGPGR, from the coding sequence ATGGCGCGGGACGCCTCCCGGGTGGAGGCGTTCTCCGACGCGGTGATCGCCATCGTGCTCACCCTGATGGCGGTCGAGCTGCTCCAGTTCAGTCCGGACGCCCCGGACGACCGGGCGCTGCCCGCCGCGCTGGCCCACGAGTGGCGGGCCTATCTGGCATACGTGATCACCTTCGCCATCGTCGGCCAGGTCTGGCTGACCCATCACAACATGTGGCGCTACGTCTGCCGGGTCGACCAGATGCTGCTGGTGTTGAACCTGCTGCTGCTCATGTTCGTGGCGGCCATCCCGTTCACCGCCAACCTGCTCTCGGACAACCTGCGCGGCCCGGTCGGCGACCAGCGGCTCAGCGCGGCGCTCTACGCCGGAACGGTGCTCGGCGAGGCGCTCTTCTTCAACCTGAGCTGGTGGTGGGCCCGCCGCCGAGGCCTGCTGCACCCGGACCTCGACCCCCGGCTGGCGCAGGCGGTGGCCCGCCGGTTCCGGCTCGGCCCGCTGCTCTACCTGGTCGCCTTCGCCGTCGTGTTCATCGACCCGATCCTCAGCCTGCTGGCCTACCTGCTGCTGGTGGCCGTCTACCTGATCCGCGGCCCCGGCGACCTCCCGCCCGCCGGACGGGAGGCCACCGAGCCGGGTCGGGGGGTCAGCGGCCCAGGTCGGTGA
- the pyrH gene encoding UMP kinase, protein MTQVVSDRSLAADDPTAPPPGRARRVVLKLSGEVFGGGAIGVDPDVVQAIARQIATVVRRGVQVSVVVGGGNFFRGAELQKRGMDRARADYMGMLGTVMNCLALQDFLEKEGIETRVQSAITMAQVAEPYIPLRAIRHLEKGRVVIFGAGAGMPYFSTDTVAAQRALEIRADVVLMSKNGVDAVYTADPRIDPTASKLDSITFSEVLRRNLRVADAAAFSLCMENGLPMLVFGAQGDDTIVRAVGGEKIGTLITA, encoded by the coding sequence ATGACGCAGGTTGTGAGTGACCGGAGCCTGGCGGCGGATGATCCCACCGCCCCACCGCCCGGCCGGGCCCGCCGGGTGGTGCTGAAGCTCTCCGGCGAGGTCTTCGGCGGCGGCGCGATCGGCGTCGACCCGGACGTCGTGCAGGCCATCGCCCGGCAGATCGCCACCGTGGTCCGCCGCGGCGTGCAGGTCTCCGTGGTGGTCGGCGGCGGCAACTTCTTCCGCGGCGCCGAGCTGCAGAAGCGCGGCATGGACCGGGCCCGGGCCGACTACATGGGCATGCTCGGCACGGTGATGAACTGCCTGGCGCTCCAGGACTTCCTGGAGAAGGAGGGCATCGAGACCCGGGTGCAGAGCGCGATCACCATGGCCCAGGTCGCCGAGCCGTACATCCCGCTGCGCGCCATCCGGCACCTGGAGAAGGGCCGCGTGGTCATCTTCGGCGCGGGCGCCGGCATGCCCTACTTCTCCACCGACACGGTCGCCGCCCAGCGGGCGCTGGAGATCCGCGCCGACGTGGTGCTGATGAGCAAGAACGGCGTGGACGCGGTCTACACCGCCGACCCCCGGATCGACCCGACGGCGAGCAAGCTCGACTCCATCACCTTCTCCGAGGTGCTGCGCCGCAACCTGCGGGTGGCCGACGCCGCGGCGTTCAGCCTCTGCATGGAGAACGGCCTGCCGATGCTGGTCTTCGGCGCCCAGGGCGACGACACGATCGTCCGTGCCGTCGGCGGCGAGAAGATCGGCACGCTGATCACCGCCTGA
- a CDS encoding DUF2631 domain-containing protein, translating into MAGSEPVTAPDQHKPGHRKSGRIGAVLSAVVLVIMAFCGNHEGKVEDIWLIGLAALLLAIVIGDAVLRRNGLRS; encoded by the coding sequence GTGGCAGGAAGCGAGCCGGTAACCGCGCCAGATCAGCACAAGCCCGGACACCGCAAGTCCGGACGGATCGGTGCGGTGCTGTCGGCGGTGGTTTTGGTGATCATGGCGTTCTGCGGCAACCACGAGGGCAAGGTCGAGGACATCTGGCTGATCGGGCTCGCCGCGCTGCTGCTCGCCATCGTGATCGGCGACGCGGTGCTGCGCCGCAACGGCCTGCGCTCCTGA
- a CDS encoding YhjD/YihY/BrkB family envelope integrity protein — MGAGWQRTKRITGAAFRPVRGRDLSLHAAAITFYGAIAVVPVALLAIWLTGLVAGDDRVRRLTSYAIDTLPTDIGANRAVAALVEAGLGLTPLLALASLLPASLYGEGLRRAFVSVADPGGESGALVGWRGRLLLLPLLAPAPALLLSILLALPLTTRLVQQGGWRGALGVVLSFLAVWLVLTPVLMWVFRVVGPASPDWLATLGMGSFTAANLSGFLHGFVLFCSLPLNLGVPFGGFNEIGAGVAVLLWLYLFHVIVLAGYSATLALSRWRAVRRAA; from the coding sequence ATGGGTGCGGGATGGCAGCGGACGAAGCGGATCACCGGGGCGGCCTTCCGGCCGGTACGCGGGCGGGACCTCTCCCTGCACGCCGCCGCGATCACCTTCTACGGGGCGATCGCCGTGGTGCCGGTGGCGCTGCTGGCGATCTGGCTCACCGGGCTCGTCGCCGGCGACGACCGGGTCCGCCGGCTCACCTCGTACGCCATCGACACGCTGCCCACCGACATCGGTGCGAACCGGGCGGTGGCCGCGCTGGTCGAGGCCGGGCTGGGGCTGACCCCGCTGCTCGCCCTGGCCTCGCTGCTGCCGGCCTCGCTGTACGGGGAAGGGCTGCGCCGCGCCTTCGTCTCGGTGGCCGACCCGGGCGGCGAGTCGGGGGCGCTGGTCGGCTGGCGCGGACGGCTGCTGCTGCTCCCCCTGCTCGCCCCGGCCCCGGCGCTGCTGCTGTCGATCCTGCTCGCGCTGCCGCTCACCACGCGCCTGGTGCAGCAGGGCGGGTGGCGGGGCGCGCTGGGCGTGGTGCTGTCGTTCCTGGCGGTCTGGCTGGTGCTCACGCCGGTGCTGATGTGGGTGTTCCGGGTGGTCGGCCCGGCCTCGCCGGACTGGCTCGCCACCCTCGGCATGGGCTCGTTCACCGCCGCGAACCTCTCCGGGTTCCTGCACGGCTTCGTGCTCTTCTGCTCCCTGCCGCTGAACCTGGGCGTGCCGTTCGGCGGCTTCAACGAGATCGGGGCCGGCGTGGCGGTGCTGCTCTGGCTCTACCTCTTCCACGTGATCGTGCTCGCCGGCTACTCCGCCACGCTGGCGTTGAGCCGGTGGCGGGCGGTACGCCGGGCCGCCTGA
- a CDS encoding DivIVA domain-containing protein, translated as MASQGQRFRRKALRRGYKVDEVDAFLDRVEATLAGQPVGAPVASQEVHDVVFRVRFNGYDEWQVDLHLDRVERQLAELEERGGAPGGRGGDPRMADRMGPPMRDDRGLSPVPQPPMPPRPMPAQAGPPADRYGSRYDEPTGAFAGGYEGRRAAYEPPRGPGGPGGPGGPGGPGPMGPGGPAPLGHGGPPQRGLPPGPSGYGQEEPRFDGFEAGRRGRADMTAEIRMPERELRELRGRGPAGPPPLPQQGYGPEPGYGPGPEQGYGGPGPDAGYGGPGPDAGYGGGPGMGGPPVGGPPMVGPPMAGPPGSDLYRVDQIRRSFQVRRFGSGYDPDQVDRFFETLLGGMQGRNAMPVNPKDLDTLRFGLVPGGYFEAEVDAALKDVQDILLGR; from the coding sequence GTGGCGAGTCAGGGTCAGCGTTTCCGGCGGAAGGCGCTCCGCCGGGGATACAAGGTCGACGAGGTGGACGCCTTCCTCGACCGGGTGGAGGCGACGCTCGCCGGCCAGCCGGTCGGCGCGCCCGTGGCCTCCCAGGAGGTCCACGACGTCGTCTTCCGGGTCCGGTTCAACGGCTACGACGAGTGGCAGGTCGACCTGCACCTCGACCGCGTCGAGCGGCAGCTGGCCGAGCTGGAGGAGCGCGGCGGCGCACCCGGTGGGCGCGGTGGCGACCCCCGGATGGCCGACCGGATGGGCCCGCCGATGCGCGACGACCGGGGCCTCTCGCCGGTGCCGCAGCCCCCGATGCCGCCACGGCCGATGCCCGCGCAGGCCGGCCCGCCCGCCGACCGCTACGGCAGCCGGTACGACGAGCCCACCGGCGCCTTCGCCGGCGGGTACGAGGGCCGGCGGGCGGCGTACGAGCCGCCGCGCGGTCCCGGCGGCCCGGGTGGCCCCGGTGGTCCCGGCGGTCCCGGTCCGATGGGTCCGGGTGGTCCGGCTCCGCTGGGTCACGGCGGCCCGCCGCAGCGTGGTCTGCCCCCGGGTCCGAGTGGCTACGGCCAGGAGGAGCCCCGGTTCGACGGCTTCGAGGCCGGCCGGCGGGGTCGCGCCGACATGACCGCCGAGATCCGGATGCCCGAGCGCGAGCTGCGTGAGCTGCGCGGTCGTGGCCCGGCCGGCCCGCCGCCGCTGCCCCAGCAGGGCTACGGCCCGGAGCCGGGTTACGGCCCCGGCCCGGAGCAGGGTTACGGCGGTCCCGGTCCGGACGCCGGCTACGGTGGCCCCGGTCCGGACGCCGGCTACGGTGGCGGCCCGGGGATGGGCGGCCCGCCGGTCGGTGGTCCCCCGATGGTGGGCCCGCCGATGGCCGGCCCGCCCGGCAGCGACCTCTACCGGGTGGACCAGATCCGCCGCAGCTTCCAGGTGCGCCGCTTCGGTAGCGGGTACGACCCGGACCAGGTGGACCGCTTCTTCGAGACGCTGCTCGGCGGCATGCAGGGGCGCAACGCGATGCCGGTGAACCCGAAGGACCTGGACACGCTGCGCTTCGGCCTGGTGCCCGGCGGCTACTTCGAGGCCGAGGTGGACGCCGCGCTCAAGGACGTGCAGGACATCCTGCTGGGCCGCTGA
- the frr gene encoding ribosome recycling factor: protein MIDDTLLEAEEKMERAIEHAKEEFGGIRTGRANAAMFSRIVIDYYGSPTPLPQMASIGVPEPRMVIIKPYDNSQLGAMERAIRDSDLGVNPNNEGTQLRIVLPPMTEERRREMIKVARHKGEEAKVAVRNIRRKGKEELDRLVKDGEVGEDEGRRAEKDLDDLTQRFVATVDELIKHKESELLEV from the coding sequence GTGATCGACGACACCCTCCTCGAGGCAGAGGAGAAGATGGAGCGTGCCATCGAGCACGCCAAGGAGGAGTTCGGCGGGATCCGCACCGGTCGCGCCAACGCCGCCATGTTCTCCCGGATCGTGATCGACTACTACGGCAGCCCGACCCCGCTGCCGCAGATGGCGTCGATCGGCGTGCCCGAGCCGCGCATGGTGATCATCAAGCCGTACGACAACTCGCAGCTCGGCGCGATGGAGCGGGCGATCCGCGACTCGGATCTCGGGGTGAACCCGAACAACGAGGGCACCCAGCTGCGCATCGTGCTCCCCCCGATGACCGAGGAGCGGCGCCGCGAGATGATCAAGGTCGCCCGGCACAAGGGCGAGGAGGCCAAGGTGGCCGTCCGCAACATCCGCCGCAAGGGCAAGGAAGAGCTGGACCGCCTGGTCAAGGACGGTGAGGTCGGCGAGGACGAGGGCCGCCGCGCCGAGAAGGACCTGGACGACCTGACCCAGCGGTTCGTCGCCACCGTCGACGAGCTGATCAAGCACAAGGAGAGCGAGCTGCTCGAGGTCTGA
- a CDS encoding phosphatidate cytidylyltransferase produces the protein MSHPDPYGAAEPRGWDRPAPAPLPWPESDLEPNDPWRRPAGPDTYAPGRSRPGGDPHPRPADGYAPPEHGRSGEPRRPEGPGRRSADRDRAGHGEPGHDDPRGRAPHADPHWPDHSTPFEYGNPGTTGRDRGPAGPGARGRGNEPGYVDPAGGRAGGPDDDYPTARIAPVRDEPTGTLPPFRDEPTGRFDPVGDHPSRPGGDDRFPPGGDDPFRSGADDPSTRFGPAPDEPATTPPAGRRRGRRRASAERPPTVSAPTGRAGRNLPAAIGVGVVLGAAVVVPLFFYRPAFLVVVAAAMGIGIWEMARAVRRSGAYPPLVPLVAGGVITVCLGWFAGPDALSLGLLVTVLGTMIWRLGDGPGNYQRDLTAAALIAVYVPFLGGFAAMLAAASDGHLRVLVTLVAVVLSDTGGYAAGVAFGKHPMAPTISPKKSWEGFAGSVTAAAVGSALLLWLLFDVAPWWGALFGVAMSCAAVLGDLAESMIKRDLGVKDMSNLLPGHGGLMDRLDSILFAVPTAYLLLAVFVPVVV, from the coding sequence ATGTCCCACCCCGACCCCTACGGCGCCGCCGAGCCGCGCGGCTGGGACCGCCCGGCCCCGGCTCCCCTGCCCTGGCCGGAGTCCGACCTGGAACCGAACGACCCGTGGCGTCGCCCGGCCGGCCCGGACACGTACGCCCCCGGCCGGTCCCGCCCCGGCGGCGACCCGCACCCCCGCCCGGCTGACGGCTACGCCCCGCCGGAGCACGGCCGGTCCGGCGAGCCACGCCGTCCCGAGGGGCCGGGCCGGCGCAGCGCCGACCGGGACCGCGCGGGACACGGCGAGCCGGGCCACGACGACCCGCGCGGCCGGGCGCCGCACGCCGACCCGCACTGGCCGGACCACTCCACCCCCTTCGAGTACGGCAACCCCGGCACCACCGGACGCGACCGTGGCCCCGCTGGCCCGGGCGCCCGGGGTCGCGGCAACGAGCCCGGGTACGTCGACCCGGCCGGCGGCCGTGCCGGCGGACCGGACGACGACTACCCGACCGCCCGGATCGCCCCGGTCCGCGACGAGCCCACCGGCACCCTTCCCCCGTTCCGCGACGAACCGACCGGCCGCTTCGATCCGGTCGGCGACCACCCGTCCCGGCCGGGCGGCGACGACCGGTTCCCGCCGGGCGGCGACGACCCGTTCCGGTCGGGTGCCGACGACCCGTCCACCCGCTTCGGGCCGGCTCCGGACGAGCCGGCGACCACGCCCCCGGCCGGTCGCCGGCGGGGTCGGCGTCGGGCCAGCGCGGAGCGTCCGCCGACCGTGTCGGCCCCGACCGGACGGGCCGGCCGCAATCTGCCGGCGGCGATCGGGGTCGGGGTGGTCCTCGGCGCGGCGGTCGTCGTGCCGCTCTTCTTCTACCGGCCGGCGTTCCTGGTGGTGGTCGCCGCCGCGATGGGGATCGGGATCTGGGAGATGGCCCGGGCGGTCCGCCGCAGCGGGGCATACCCGCCGCTGGTGCCGCTGGTCGCCGGCGGGGTGATCACGGTCTGCCTGGGCTGGTTCGCCGGCCCGGACGCGTTGAGTCTCGGCCTGCTGGTCACCGTGCTGGGCACGATGATCTGGCGGCTCGGCGACGGGCCCGGCAACTACCAGCGTGACCTCACCGCCGCCGCCCTGATCGCGGTCTACGTGCCGTTTCTGGGCGGCTTCGCGGCGATGCTGGCCGCCGCGTCCGACGGGCACCTGCGGGTGCTGGTCACCCTCGTCGCGGTGGTGCTCTCCGACACCGGCGGGTACGCGGCCGGGGTGGCCTTCGGCAAGCACCCGATGGCCCCGACGATCAGCCCGAAGAAGTCCTGGGAGGGCTTCGCCGGCTCGGTGACCGCGGCCGCGGTGGGCAGTGCCCTGCTGCTCTGGCTGCTCTTCGACGTGGCCCCCTGGTGGGGTGCGCTGTTCGGGGTGGCGATGTCCTGCGCGGCCGTCCTCGGCGACCTCGCCGAGTCGATGATCAAGCGGGATCTCGGCGTGAAGGACATGAGCAACCTGCTCCCCGGGCACGGTGGCCTGATGGACCGGCTGGACTCGATCCTGTTCGCGGTGCCGACGGCGTACCTGCTGCTGGCGGTCTTCGTGCCGGTGGTGGTCTGA